A stretch of the Aegilops tauschii subsp. strangulata cultivar AL8/78 chromosome 4, Aet v6.0, whole genome shotgun sequence genome encodes the following:
- the LOC141021875 gene encoding uncharacterized protein, which produces MAFHCDASQNSKGVSYSPTFTGEIAGTTPHHAPSPICYASVAHPRSNGQAERANTEVLKGLKTRSLKKNLEACDKGYLDELQSVLWSIRTTATRPTDETPFFLVYRAEAVLPLELKHGSPRVLAFDKARQDGSQESDLLLLEEARRQAAFRAARYQQALRRYHSRNIRPRTIEVGDLVLRGILSREGLHKLSPMGQPKAPTSVGGVASSYLAGCT; this is translated from the exons ATGGCATTTCACTGCGATGCATCTCAGAACAGCAAGGGCGTGAGCTACTCGCCGACATTCACGGGGGAGATTGCGGGCACCACTCCTCATCACGCACCCTCGCCG atctgctacgcctCCGTAGCGCACCCGAGAAGCAACGGCCAAGCCGAGCGTGCGAACACTGAGGTCCTCAAGGGCCTCAAGACAAGGAGCTTAAAGAAGAATCTCGAAGCCTGCGACAAGGGCTACCTGGACGAGCTGCAGTcagtgctgtggtccatccgcacgaCAGCAACTAGGCCCACTGATGAAACccccttcttcctcgtctacagGGCTGAGGCGGTCCTACCCTTGGAGCTTAAGCATGGCTCCCCGCGAGTCCTGGCATTTGACAAAGCGCGTCAGGACGGTTCGCAGGAGTCCGACCTATTGCTACTTGAGGAGGCCCGCCGCCAGGCCGCCTTTCGCGCCGCGAGGTACCAGCAGGCCTTGCgacgctaccatagccgcaacaTCCGCCCTCGCACCATCGAGGTCGGGGATCTCGTCCTACGTGGAATCCTCTCCAGGGAGGGGCTCcacaagctctcacccat GGGCCAGCCCAAGGCGCCCACCTCAGTGGGAGGCGTCGCGAGCTCGTACCTCGCGGGATGCACCTAA